One genomic segment of Rivularia sp. PCC 7116 includes these proteins:
- a CDS encoding nitrous oxide reductase family maturation protein NosD, with amino-acid sequence MDLTESQIFQTEAFLPVNPLEEFIPSENNLSLASLNTGDYVNNLSNEDIAVSNSMDVDIESGALIDSDSLDGSYDSDQITGNETAVALVGASVTTSTNPTPQSSGGRFYYVSPSGNDNNSGSQNQPWKSINYAVSEDSPIAPGDTVLVQPGTYTELISLGKSGSDSQRITLKANGDVTLRDPNPNSGGFPEGVIQSPGQSNWVIDGFRIENTSWAGISLSDAKNMTVQNNETYQTGSSGIIVLPKTFFGGGEREITGSNVKILNNTVERANWKWDGPGDTDGDQEALSIWGVDGFEVANNRMIDGKREGMDIKVGSRNGLIHGNSITSQALISGTYDGFRGGGAIYVDGNRADSFNLDIYNNEIFSNTADGIVIADEVPSVGDVSDINIYNNVIYGNGRRVENGGRGVAIINNVENVEIVNNTFANNVQGVYVDNSGRGYNPRNVTIRNNIFSENSYRNAYVEDASNVTLDNNLFVNTEEFADKTEVLYDGGTRVGNFNAFDNELAESVDFVNSSGNNYRLTSTSPAIDISSFFIGNYAKLDKDGKQRLTGTGVDAGAYEF; translated from the coding sequence ATGGACTTGACTGAATCACAAATTTTTCAAACTGAAGCTTTTCTTCCAGTAAATCCCTTAGAAGAATTTATTCCTAGTGAAAATAATCTCAGCCTTGCTTCACTAAATACTGGAGATTATGTCAACAATCTGTCTAATGAGGATATAGCTGTTTCTAATTCGATGGATGTAGATATAGAAAGCGGTGCTTTGATAGATTCAGATAGCCTCGATGGTAGTTACGATTCAGATCAAATTACGGGAAATGAAACGGCTGTTGCTTTAGTAGGAGCTTCCGTAACAACCTCTACAAATCCAACTCCTCAAAGCAGTGGTGGCAGATTTTATTATGTTTCTCCAAGTGGTAATGATAATAATTCTGGTTCGCAAAACCAGCCTTGGAAAAGTATTAATTATGCAGTCAGCGAAGACTCTCCTATCGCTCCCGGCGATACAGTTTTAGTTCAACCAGGTACCTATACAGAATTAATTAGTCTTGGTAAATCTGGTAGCGATTCGCAAAGGATTACCCTCAAAGCTAACGGTGATGTCACATTGCGCGATCCAAATCCGAATAGCGGTGGTTTTCCAGAAGGCGTGATTCAATCCCCAGGGCAGAGTAATTGGGTAATTGATGGTTTTCGGATAGAGAATACATCCTGGGCTGGAATATCGCTCAGTGACGCAAAAAACATGACCGTTCAGAATAACGAAACTTATCAAACGGGAAGTTCTGGAATTATCGTTTTACCAAAAACTTTTTTTGGCGGTGGAGAAAGAGAAATCACCGGAAGTAATGTCAAAATACTTAACAATACTGTCGAACGAGCTAACTGGAAATGGGATGGTCCTGGAGATACAGACGGAGATCAAGAAGCACTAAGTATCTGGGGTGTTGATGGTTTTGAAGTTGCCAACAATAGAATGATAGACGGCAAGCGAGAAGGTATGGATATTAAAGTTGGTTCTCGGAACGGCTTGATTCACGGTAATTCGATAACCTCTCAAGCTCTGATTTCTGGTACGTATGACGGTTTTAGAGGTGGTGGTGCTATCTATGTAGATGGCAATCGTGCCGATTCATTTAACTTAGATATCTATAACAATGAAATCTTTTCTAACACCGCCGATGGAATAGTGATTGCAGATGAAGTTCCTAGTGTCGGAGATGTATCCGACATCAACATCTATAACAACGTTATTTATGGAAATGGAAGACGGGTAGAAAATGGTGGTAGGGGAGTTGCCATTATTAATAATGTAGAAAATGTAGAGATTGTAAATAATACTTTTGCTAACAACGTCCAAGGTGTTTATGTAGACAATAGCGGTAGGGGTTACAATCCTAGAAATGTGACGATTCGCAATAACATCTTTTCTGAAAATAGTTATCGGAATGCCTATGTGGAAGATGCCAGTAACGTCACTTTGGACAATAACTTATTTGTAAATACAGAGGAATTTGCAGATAAAACCGAAGTTCTTTATGACGGAGGAACTAGAGTTGGAAATTTCAACGCTTTTGACAATGAATTAGCCGAATCAGTTGATTTTGTGAATTCATCAGGTAATAATTATCGTCTCACATCAACTTCACCAGCAATAGATATAAGCTCGTTTTTCATTGGTAATTATGCAAAACTCGATAAAGATGGCAAGCAGCGTTTAACAGGTACTGGTGTTGATGCAGGAGCTTATGAATTTTAA
- a CDS encoding PIN/TRAM domain-containing protein, translating into MFDAIIIFSFVLAATGIGYYATDLLPEGTLNNVSNLDALRLVFAAFTAIIGGAIGLRVQTGYRRLEAQVRDMPLEVILTRSIGLVIGLLVANLMLAPLFLLPIPEDFSFIKPLVAVMGSITLAYTGMNLADTHGRGLLRLINPNTVETMVAEGTLKPATTKVLDTSCIIDGRIETLLDTGFLEGQIIVPQFILLELQQVADASKDQKRVRGRRGLEILNRIKKSYSERIVINSLDYEEIATVDAKLVRFAQEISATLLTNDYNLSKVASVQKVPVLNVNDLVNAVRPNYLPGDNIDLKILKEGKEPSQGIGYLDDGTMVVVEEGSHFVGGEVRVIVTSSLQTSAGRMIFAKPQASAFA; encoded by the coding sequence ATGTTTGACGCTATTATAATTTTCTCATTCGTCCTAGCAGCAACGGGGATAGGTTACTACGCAACCGATTTGCTACCTGAAGGTACGCTAAATAATGTAAGCAATCTAGATGCCTTGCGCTTAGTGTTTGCTGCTTTTACAGCTATTATCGGTGGCGCGATCGGGCTGCGAGTCCAAACCGGATATCGCCGTTTAGAAGCGCAAGTCCGAGACATGCCCCTCGAAGTTATTCTCACACGTTCAATTGGTTTAGTAATTGGATTGTTGGTAGCTAATTTAATGTTAGCGCCCTTATTCTTACTACCGATCCCCGAAGATTTTAGCTTCATCAAGCCATTAGTCGCCGTTATGGGCAGTATCACTCTGGCATATACTGGCATGAATTTAGCGGATACTCACGGACGGGGTTTGTTACGATTAATTAACCCGAACACGGTAGAGACAATGGTAGCCGAAGGGACACTTAAGCCCGCGACTACCAAAGTTTTAGATACCAGCTGCATCATCGATGGTCGTATTGAAACGCTGCTAGATACTGGCTTTTTAGAAGGACAAATAATTGTACCGCAATTTATTCTGCTAGAGTTGCAGCAAGTCGCTGATGCTAGCAAAGATCAAAAGCGAGTCAGGGGAAGGCGAGGATTAGAGATTCTTAACCGAATTAAGAAATCTTATTCCGAACGCATTGTGATCAACTCCCTTGATTATGAAGAGATTGCGACGGTAGATGCTAAATTAGTCAGATTTGCTCAGGAAATCAGCGCCACTCTATTAACTAACGATTACAATTTATCGAAAGTTGCTAGCGTGCAGAAAGTGCCAGTATTGAATGTTAACGATTTGGTAAATGCAGTGCGTCCGAATTATTTACCAGGGGATAACATAGACTTGAAAATCCTCAAAGAAGGTAAAGAACCCAGCCAAGGTATCGGCTATTTAGATGACGGTACGATGGTAGTCGTTGAAGAAGGAAGTCATTTTGTTGGTGGTGAAGTACGAGTTATTGTTACCAGTTCATTGCAGACTTCAGCCGGTAGAATGATTTTTGCAAAACCCCAAGCTTCTGCTTTTGCATGA
- a CDS encoding NUDIX hydrolase: MQPKWLEWAQKIQAIAQKGLLYNKNPYQIEDYKLLRNIASEIISTHTQIDQSEILDLLVKEIGYPTPKVAVSSAVFQENKILLVKQRSDGFWSLPGGFTEVGESPGEVAVRETFEESGYQTKPIKLLSVYDNNNNKHGHTPFPYGLYKLCFQCEIIGGKATTSIETEEVGFFAEDNIPPLSINRVTTSQITRLFEHYRNPDLPTDFD; encoded by the coding sequence ATGCAGCCAAAATGGTTAGAGTGGGCGCAAAAAATTCAAGCTATTGCTCAAAAAGGTCTACTTTATAACAAAAATCCGTATCAAATCGAAGATTATAAATTATTACGTAATATTGCATCGGAAATTATCTCAACTCATACTCAAATTGACCAAAGCGAAATATTAGATTTATTAGTTAAAGAAATTGGGTATCCCACACCTAAAGTTGCTGTAAGCAGTGCGGTATTTCAAGAAAATAAAATATTGTTGGTGAAACAACGTTCTGATGGATTTTGGTCTTTACCGGGTGGATTTACAGAAGTTGGAGAATCTCCGGGAGAAGTGGCAGTTAGAGAAACTTTTGAAGAATCGGGATATCAAACTAAACCGATTAAATTATTGTCTGTTTACGACAATAACAATAACAAGCACGGACATACACCTTTTCCCTACGGTTTATATAAGTTGTGTTTTCAGTGTGAAATTATTGGTGGAAAAGCAACAACCAGTATTGAAACCGAAGAAGTAGGATTTTTTGCTGAAGATAATATTCCGCCACTATCTATTAACAGGGTAACAACATCACAAATTACTCGATTATTTGAGCATTATCGCAACCCAGATTTACCGACGGATTTTGATTGA
- a CDS encoding universal stress protein — MFKTILFPVDQSREAREAAEVVAGLVQIHQSSLILLSVVEESDVSESKDDDAMKSPQKVEKLLQDGQAFFSSQGIEASILEKEGKPAFVICDVADEIKASLIVMGCRGLGLTDEGSHDSVTNRVINLSPCPVLIIP; from the coding sequence ATGTTCAAAACAATTCTTTTTCCAGTAGATCAAAGTCGAGAAGCACGGGAGGCTGCGGAGGTTGTGGCTGGGTTAGTACAGATTCATCAAAGCAGCTTGATCTTGCTGAGCGTGGTGGAAGAATCTGATGTGTCAGAATCAAAAGATGATGATGCGATGAAATCGCCACAAAAGGTTGAAAAATTACTTCAAGATGGTCAAGCTTTTTTTTCTAGTCAGGGAATAGAAGCGTCGATTCTTGAAAAGGAAGGTAAACCTGCTTTCGTAATTTGTGATGTGGCTGATGAAATTAAAGCCAGTTTAATAGTTATGGGCTGTCGTGGATTGGGATTAACCGATGAAGGTTCTCACGATAGCGTTACTAACCGGGTAATTAATCTTTCTCCCTGTCCGGTGCTGATTATACCGTAG
- a CDS encoding DNA/RNA non-specific endonuclease encodes MKRKLVFVIPLFLFALIAGCQLLLKQPVSPHLVMGNPSNAGSNPNNYLIIKPQYALSYSRERGTPNWVSWQLNRSWLGDIERQDDFRPDDSLPPDWYRVKPSDYTRSGYDRGHMVPSADRTSSVKDNSATFLMTNIVPQTPDNNRGAWRDLEEYCRYLVKQGKELYIIAGVDGNSRRIGRKKEVIAPSYTWKVIVVLDKPGAGIGEISKNTRVIAVNVTNRQNTSDNWERYVVSVDEIEAKTGYNFLTQLPESIQQVIESKVDRR; translated from the coding sequence GTGAAACGAAAATTAGTTTTTGTTATTCCTCTATTCCTGTTTGCCTTGATTGCTGGCTGTCAACTTCTTTTAAAGCAACCAGTCAGCCCTCATTTAGTAATGGGAAATCCTAGTAATGCAGGAAGTAATCCCAATAACTATTTGATAATAAAACCTCAATACGCTTTATCATACAGTCGCGAACGAGGTACTCCAAATTGGGTATCTTGGCAGCTTAATCGAAGTTGGCTGGGGGATATTGAACGTCAAGACGATTTTCGTCCCGATGATTCTCTACCGCCGGATTGGTATCGCGTCAAGCCAAGCGATTATACTCGTAGCGGTTACGACAGGGGACATATGGTTCCTTCTGCTGACAGAACATCCAGCGTAAAGGATAATTCTGCAACTTTCTTAATGACCAATATTGTGCCGCAAACTCCCGACAATAATCGCGGTGCATGGCGAGATTTAGAAGAATATTGTCGGTATTTAGTCAAGCAAGGAAAAGAACTTTATATTATTGCCGGTGTTGACGGTAACTCCAGAAGAATTGGTAGGAAAAAAGAAGTTATCGCACCTTCGTATACCTGGAAGGTGATTGTAGTTTTAGATAAACCGGGAGCAGGTATAGGAGAAATATCTAAAAATACAAGAGTTATTGCTGTGAATGTAACTAATCGTCAAAATACCAGCGATAATTGGGAAAGATATGTAGTCTCAGTGGATGAGATAGAAGCCAAAACAGGTTACAACTTTTTGACTCAATTACCCGAATCTATTCAGCAAGTAATTGAAAGTAAAGTTGATAGAAGGTAA
- a CDS encoding DUF1622 domain-containing protein: MEPFVKNLIDIAISTCQLLALFVISIGLIKGLIIFLRNALSFSNSAKMFQESRLQMGYSFSLGLNFLVGGSILRTTITPSWEDIGRLAVIIVIRTVLNYLLLQNIHKPVRRDSSLASENYQKLNDKSFIENVKDKI; the protein is encoded by the coding sequence ATGGAACCCTTTGTCAAAAATCTCATCGATATAGCAATCAGTACCTGTCAACTATTAGCCCTGTTCGTAATTTCTATAGGGCTAATCAAAGGTTTAATTATATTTTTACGAAATGCCTTATCTTTTTCAAACTCAGCTAAAATGTTCCAAGAAAGCCGGTTACAAATGGGTTACTCGTTTTCTTTAGGATTAAACTTTCTAGTTGGAGGAAGTATTCTCAGAACTACCATAACTCCTAGCTGGGAAGATATAGGAAGGTTAGCTGTAATTATTGTGATTCGCACAGTTTTAAATTACTTACTACTACAAAATATACACAAACCCGTAAGAAGAGATAGTTCATTAGCATCAGAGAATTATCAAAAATTAAACGATAAATCTTTTATTGAGAACGTGAAAGATAAAATCTAA
- the hemW gene encoding radical SAM family heme chaperone HemW, translating into MPNNLANSITSSLPSAAYIHIPFCRRRCFYCDFPIYVVGNTIRGEQSGAISQYVEVLCQEIVTLEVDSKSLETIFFGGGTPSLLSTQQLQRILEVLNGKFGIDKFAEISMEIDPGTFDSYHLQGYTDAGVNRISLGVQAFQEKLLQACGRYHNVSDIFAAVDLIHQAGIANFSIDLISGLPYQTESIWQESLEQAINIAPAHISIYDLTIEAGTAFGRYYKPGDRPLPTDETTVKMYRMAQEILSEAGYEHYEISNYAKPGYQCRHNRVYWQNNPYYGFGMGAASFYQGKRFSRPRKTKEYYAWVNDGSIVDCELTTSHEALLETLMLGLRLAEGVSLQILTEKFGADKIEEVYQVLQPYFDKGWVQVINGRLQLHDPDGFLFSNVVLAELFEKL; encoded by the coding sequence ATGCCCAATAATCTTGCTAATTCAATCACTTCCAGCCTTCCTAGTGCAGCCTACATACACATTCCTTTCTGTCGGCGACGCTGCTTTTATTGTGATTTTCCCATATATGTGGTAGGAAACACAATCAGAGGTGAACAATCTGGTGCTATTTCTCAATATGTTGAAGTTTTATGTCAAGAAATTGTCACTCTAGAAGTCGATAGCAAATCTTTAGAAACAATTTTTTTTGGTGGTGGTACTCCTTCATTACTTTCGACACAACAATTACAAAGAATATTAGAAGTTTTAAATGGGAAATTTGGTATTGACAAATTTGCAGAAATTTCGATGGAAATAGATCCCGGTACTTTTGACTCTTACCATTTGCAAGGATATACAGATGCAGGTGTAAATCGTATTAGCTTAGGAGTGCAGGCTTTCCAAGAAAAATTATTGCAAGCTTGCGGACGTTATCACAACGTTTCAGACATTTTTGCTGCTGTCGATTTGATTCATCAAGCTGGGATCGCCAACTTTAGTATAGATTTAATTTCTGGTTTACCCTATCAAACCGAATCAATATGGCAAGAATCCTTAGAGCAAGCAATCAACATTGCCCCCGCTCACATATCTATATATGACCTCACAATCGAAGCCGGTACTGCTTTTGGACGTTATTACAAACCAGGCGATCGCCCTTTACCAACGGATGAAACAACGGTGAAAATGTACCGGATGGCGCAAGAAATCCTCAGTGAGGCAGGTTACGAACATTATGAAATTTCTAACTATGCCAAACCGGGATATCAATGCCGTCATAATCGAGTTTACTGGCAAAACAATCCTTATTACGGTTTTGGCATGGGAGCGGCAAGTTTCTATCAAGGAAAACGATTTAGCCGTCCTCGCAAAACCAAAGAATATTATGCTTGGGTAAATGATGGAAGTATAGTTGATTGCGAACTTACTACTTCCCATGAAGCTTTGTTAGAAACCTTAATGTTAGGTTTGCGTTTGGCAGAAGGTGTAAGTTTGCAAATATTAACAGAAAAATTTGGCGCGGATAAAATTGAGGAAGTGTATCAGGTATTGCAACCTTATTTCGATAAAGGTTGGGTACAAGTTATTAATGGAAGGTTGCAATTACACGATCCCGATGGATTTTTATTTTCTAACGTAGTGTTAGCAGAATTATTTGAAAAACTTTAA
- the pgk gene encoding phosphoglycerate kinase yields MAKKTLANLSKTDLQGKRALVRADFNVPLDDAGNITDDTRIRAALPTIQDLISKEAKVILTSHFGRPKGEVKDKLRLTPVAKRLSELLGKDVAKCDDCIGDEVTNKVGALQNGDVLLLENVRFYSEEEKNDPEFAKKLASNADLYVNDAFGTAHRAHASTEGVTRYLSPSIAGYLIEKELQYLQNAIENPQRPLAAIIGGSKVSSKIGVIETLLDKCDKLIIGGGMIFTFYKARGLNVGKSLVEEDKLELAKTLEAKAKEKGVELLLPTDVVVADNFAADANSQTVSIENIPDGWMGLDIGPDAVKTFQEALGDCKSVIWNGPMGVFEFDKFAVGTEAIARTLADLSKKGATTIIGGGDSVAAVEKVGLAEQMSHISTGGGASLELLEGKTLPGIAALNDA; encoded by the coding sequence ATGGCGAAAAAAACTTTAGCAAATTTGTCTAAAACCGACTTACAAGGTAAACGCGCTTTAGTGCGGGCTGATTTTAACGTACCTTTGGATGATGCAGGTAACATTACAGACGACACCCGCATTAGAGCAGCTTTACCCACAATTCAAGACTTAATTAGCAAAGAAGCCAAAGTAATTTTAACCAGTCATTTCGGAAGACCAAAGGGCGAAGTTAAAGATAAACTACGTTTAACTCCAGTTGCTAAACGTCTTTCTGAGTTGCTGGGTAAAGATGTTGCAAAATGTGACGACTGTATTGGTGATGAAGTTACCAATAAAGTCGGGGCACTGCAAAATGGAGACGTGCTGTTATTAGAAAACGTGCGCTTCTATAGTGAAGAAGAAAAAAATGACCCCGAATTTGCGAAAAAATTAGCTTCTAATGCCGATTTATACGTAAATGATGCTTTTGGTACTGCACACCGCGCTCATGCTTCCACCGAAGGTGTAACTCGCTATTTGAGTCCTTCTATTGCTGGATATTTAATTGAGAAGGAATTACAGTATTTACAAAATGCTATCGAAAATCCCCAGCGTCCTTTAGCTGCAATCATTGGTGGTTCTAAAGTTTCCAGCAAAATCGGTGTAATTGAAACTTTACTTGACAAGTGCGACAAATTAATAATCGGTGGTGGAATGATTTTCACATTCTACAAAGCCCGTGGTTTGAATGTTGGTAAGTCTTTGGTAGAAGAAGACAAATTAGAATTAGCAAAGACTTTGGAAGCTAAAGCTAAAGAAAAAGGTGTAGAGCTATTGTTACCTACCGATGTAGTTGTAGCCGATAACTTTGCTGCTGATGCTAATTCTCAAACTGTCAGCATCGAAAATATTCCCGATGGTTGGATGGGTTTAGATATTGGCCCCGATGCCGTTAAAACGTTCCAAGAAGCTCTTGGCGACTGTAAATCAGTAATTTGGAACGGTCCTATGGGTGTATTTGAATTCGATAAATTTGCTGTTGGTACCGAAGCAATTGCTCGTACTTTAGCCGATTTGAGCAAGAAAGGTGCTACTACCATTATCGGTGGTGGTGACTCCGTTGCAGCCGTAGAAAAAGTTGGTTTAGCCGAGCAAATGAGCCATATTTCTACTGGTGGTGGTGCTAGCTTAGAACTACTTGAAGGTAAGACTTTACCTGGTATTGCAGCATTGAATGATGCTTAA
- a CDS encoding nuclease A inhibitor family protein translates to MNSNEFDIPKKIKSLSQDLVWMSESDYPFDTFTWSNQELEEVNTKNLLQKTNHSLDAPVKVIDMEKFFQRATAEKDWYDSEEREIAKKYQALVETLKQNLDNIQVYKIGDVEIDVYIVGQLKTGDWLGLSTKAVET, encoded by the coding sequence ATGAACAGTAACGAATTTGATATTCCCAAAAAAATTAAGTCGCTTTCTCAAGATTTAGTCTGGATGAGCGAATCTGACTATCCTTTTGACACTTTTACATGGTCAAATCAAGAATTAGAAGAAGTAAACACCAAAAATTTGCTCCAAAAAACTAACCATTCTCTGGATGCTCCTGTCAAAGTTATAGATATGGAAAAGTTTTTTCAACGAGCAACAGCCGAAAAAGACTGGTACGACTCCGAAGAAAGGGAAATTGCTAAAAAATACCAAGCCCTTGTAGAAACATTAAAGCAAAATTTAGACAATATCCAAGTCTATAAAATTGGTGACGTTGAAATTGATGTTTATATTGTCGGGCAGTTAAAAACCGGGGATTGGCTTGGTTTGTCAACAAAAGCTGTAGAAACTTAA